A region from the Oceanidesulfovibrio marinus genome encodes:
- the metE gene encoding 5-methyltetrahydropteroyltriglutamate--homocysteine S-methyltransferase — MQTHLLGFSRMGKQRELKRALEQYWKGDIEGDALLATARELRIRHWTLQRDAGIELLPVGDFSFYDHILDMTAALGAVPERYGTAGEAVDLDAYFHMARGGQGVPAMEMSKWFDTNYHYIVPELAPDQRFHVDADRLLAQIEEAGELGAPLKAVLPGPVTYCVLAKSTTPDFNRFELLPVILQAYEELLAQLGERCELIQLDEPVLAQDLPAEVKGAFKTAYASLLKAASPAKVMLATYFGSIAHNLGELNGLSFDALHVDLVRAPEQLDAVLKALPEQARLSLGVVDGRNIWRVDAGKALDLIQHARNAVGMDRLMLAPSCSLLHVPVDLEDEIALSETIKRWMAFGVQKCREVAMLAATVQGTQGAQGVDVADWLEENRAAWTSRRSDETLHRKDVRSRIDALTPTMYARPVPYAERSLEQRERLGLPLLPTTTIGSFPQTAEIRATRRDYKRGDLDMEKYTERMRDCIRDVVSRQEELGLDVLVHGEPERNDMVEYFGEQLDGFCFTQNGWVQSYGSRCVKPPVIYGDVARAKPMTVAWSKFAQSLTDKPMKGMLTGPVTILCWSFVRDDQPRSETCRQIALAIRDEVADLEQAGLPIIQVDEPALREGAPLRESAWDEYFRWAVDCFRLAANGAAPETQVHTHMCYCDFNDIIEHIAAMDADVISLEASRSRMELLEAFRLFNYPNEVGPGIYDIHSPRVPSVDEMADLLRRAARVLPVERLWANPDCGLKTRGWEETTASLRNMVEAARIVRAELQT, encoded by the coding sequence ATGCAGACGCATTTGTTGGGATTTTCCCGCATGGGAAAACAGCGGGAGTTGAAACGGGCTCTGGAGCAGTACTGGAAAGGCGACATCGAGGGCGACGCCCTCCTCGCCACGGCCCGGGAGCTGCGGATCAGACATTGGACACTGCAACGCGACGCCGGCATCGAGCTGCTGCCGGTGGGCGATTTTTCCTTCTACGATCATATTCTGGACATGACCGCCGCCCTGGGCGCCGTGCCGGAACGGTACGGCACGGCGGGCGAGGCCGTCGATCTGGACGCCTACTTCCACATGGCCCGCGGCGGGCAGGGCGTTCCGGCCATGGAGATGTCCAAGTGGTTCGACACCAACTATCATTACATCGTGCCGGAGCTCGCGCCGGATCAGCGTTTCCATGTCGATGCAGACAGGCTGCTCGCCCAGATCGAGGAGGCCGGCGAGCTCGGGGCTCCGCTCAAAGCCGTGCTTCCCGGTCCCGTCACCTACTGCGTGCTGGCCAAGTCCACCACGCCGGACTTCAACCGTTTCGAGCTGCTTCCTGTCATCCTACAGGCGTATGAAGAGCTCCTGGCCCAGCTCGGCGAACGCTGCGAGTTGATTCAGCTGGACGAGCCAGTCCTGGCGCAGGATCTGCCAGCGGAGGTCAAAGGCGCGTTCAAGACGGCCTATGCCTCGCTTCTGAAGGCCGCGAGCCCGGCCAAGGTGATGCTTGCCACATACTTCGGCTCCATTGCGCACAACCTGGGCGAGCTCAATGGGCTCTCTTTCGACGCCTTGCATGTCGATCTGGTGCGCGCACCCGAGCAGCTCGACGCCGTGCTGAAGGCGCTGCCGGAACAAGCGCGCTTGTCCCTGGGCGTGGTGGACGGCCGGAACATCTGGCGGGTGGACGCCGGCAAGGCGCTGGATCTGATCCAACACGCCCGGAACGCCGTGGGCATGGACCGGCTGATGCTCGCGCCGTCGTGCTCGCTGCTCCATGTGCCCGTGGACCTGGAGGACGAGATCGCGCTGTCCGAAACGATCAAGCGCTGGATGGCCTTTGGGGTGCAGAAGTGCCGCGAAGTCGCCATGCTCGCGGCCACTGTACAGGGGACACAGGGGGCGCAAGGAGTGGATGTGGCCGATTGGCTCGAAGAAAACCGTGCGGCCTGGACCTCCCGCCGGTCCGACGAGACATTGCACCGCAAGGATGTGCGTTCGCGCATCGATGCGCTCACCCCCACGATGTACGCACGGCCGGTGCCGTATGCCGAGCGCAGCCTGGAGCAGCGGGAACGGCTCGGGTTGCCCCTGCTGCCCACCACGACCATCGGCTCCTTCCCCCAGACGGCGGAGATCCGCGCAACGCGGCGGGACTACAAGCGCGGCGACCTGGATATGGAAAAGTACACGGAGCGTATGCGCGACTGTATCCGAGATGTGGTGAGCCGCCAGGAAGAGCTCGGTCTGGATGTGCTCGTGCACGGCGAACCGGAGCGCAACGACATGGTGGAGTACTTCGGCGAGCAGCTCGATGGTTTCTGCTTCACCCAGAACGGCTGGGTGCAGAGCTACGGCTCCCGCTGCGTCAAACCGCCCGTCATCTACGGCGACGTTGCCCGTGCCAAGCCCATGACCGTGGCCTGGAGCAAGTTCGCCCAGTCGCTTACGGACAAGCCCATGAAAGGAATGCTGACCGGGCCGGTGACCATCCTGTGCTGGAGCTTTGTGCGCGACGACCAGCCCCGGAGCGAGACGTGCCGGCAGATCGCCTTGGCCATCCGCGACGAGGTCGCCGATCTGGAGCAGGCGGGCCTGCCCATCATCCAGGTGGACGAGCCGGCCCTGCGAGAGGGCGCGCCCCTGCGTGAATCCGCCTGGGACGAGTACTTCCGCTGGGCCGTGGACTGCTTCCGCCTGGCAGCCAACGGCGCGGCCCCGGAAACGCAGGTCCACACCCACATGTGCTACTGCGACTTCAACGACATCATCGAGCACATCGCAGCCATGGACGCCGACGTCATCAGCCTGGAGGCCAGCCGCAGCCGCATGGAGCTGCTCGAAGCGTTCCGGCTGTTCAACTATCCCAACGAGGTCGGTCCGGGCATCTACGACATCCACAGCCCGCGCGTGCCCAGCGTGGACGAGATGGCCGACCTGCTGCGCCGCGCGGCCAGGGTGTTGCCTGTGGAACGGCTCTGGGCGAACCCGGATTGCGGCCTCAAGACGCGCGGTTGGGAAGAGACCACGGCCTCTTTGCGCAACATGGTGGAGGCGGCGCGGATCGTGCGCGCCGAGCTCCAGACGTAA
- a CDS encoding AzlD domain-containing protein has product MMTPPKPLELFLILVGMAAVTYLPRLIPALFFSSRRLPVALERFLSYVPTAVLAALLAPSILVADGRVQLDISENIFLWASIPAFIVAWRFKSFFGAVVVGMATVAVARLFMG; this is encoded by the coding sequence ATGATGACGCCGCCCAAACCGCTGGAGCTTTTCCTCATCCTCGTGGGCATGGCCGCCGTCACCTATCTGCCGCGGCTCATTCCGGCGCTGTTCTTCTCCTCGCGGCGGCTGCCCGTCGCGCTGGAGCGCTTTCTTTCCTACGTGCCTACGGCCGTGCTTGCCGCGCTGCTGGCTCCCAGCATCCTGGTGGCGGACGGCCGCGTGCAGCTCGATATTTCCGAAAACATCTTCCTCTGGGCCTCCATCCCCGCGTTCATCGTGGCCTGGCGGTTCAAGAGCTTCTTTGGCGCCGTGGTGGTGGGCATGGCCACGGTTGCCGTAGCCCGTTTGTTTATGGGATAG
- a CDS encoding pyridoxal-phosphate-dependent aminotransferase family protein produces the protein MNTNDFTDLKLFITGPTYIRPEVRQAGCLPEFGHRDSEAVKRFGSIFTNLATLAGLPEDSDYKVAVINGSGTCAMETAVRSLAGPDDTVLSVSIGAFGDLFHKLAVLNGKRTEALHYEPGQAMDLASLERALDEVKPSLVLLTHNETSTGVTNDVAAAVALVHSRGALAAVDGVSIFGGAPLDLPTMQPDIYLTATQKSLGLPAGFGLAFAGPKAVAKAETVPNKGWITDLTAHLGRAAKLQTLTTPNTSLANQMAVQLDYIINEEGMEKRFARHIAMRDRVHEFVNNLDGFELFAPEGYRSPTVTCVQVPEPLKTVQLKAIKETMRDKGYLFDPGYGKLNTAMEGAGKQPVFRIGHMGDTSMAMVDAFLATLGPVLKEASAG, from the coding sequence ATGAATACGAATGATTTCACTGATCTGAAGCTCTTTATCACCGGTCCCACGTACATCCGCCCCGAGGTTCGCCAGGCCGGCTGCCTGCCGGAGTTCGGCCACCGGGACTCCGAAGCGGTCAAGCGGTTCGGCTCCATCTTCACGAACCTCGCCACCCTGGCCGGCCTGCCCGAGGACTCCGACTACAAGGTCGCGGTCATCAACGGCAGCGGCACCTGCGCCATGGAAACGGCCGTGCGCTCCCTGGCCGGGCCGGACGACACCGTCCTCTCCGTGTCCATCGGCGCCTTCGGCGACCTCTTCCACAAGCTCGCCGTGCTCAACGGCAAGCGCACGGAAGCGCTGCACTACGAACCCGGCCAGGCCATGGACCTTGCCAGCCTGGAGCGCGCCCTGGACGAGGTGAAGCCCTCCCTGGTGCTGCTGACCCACAACGAGACATCCACCGGCGTGACCAACGACGTGGCCGCGGCCGTTGCCCTGGTCCACTCGCGCGGCGCCCTGGCGGCCGTGGACGGCGTCTCCATCTTCGGCGGCGCCCCTCTCGACCTGCCCACCATGCAGCCGGACATCTACCTCACCGCCACGCAGAAGAGCCTGGGCCTGCCCGCCGGCTTCGGCCTCGCCTTTGCCGGCCCCAAGGCCGTGGCCAAGGCCGAAACCGTGCCGAACAAGGGCTGGATTACCGACCTCACGGCGCACCTGGGCCGCGCGGCCAAGCTGCAGACCCTGACCACGCCCAACACCTCCCTGGCGAACCAGATGGCCGTCCAGTTGGACTACATCATCAACGAAGAGGGCATGGAGAAGCGCTTTGCCCGGCACATCGCCATGCGCGACCGCGTGCACGAGTTCGTTAACAACCTCGATGGCTTCGAGCTCTTTGCGCCCGAGGGCTACCGCTCACCCACGGTGACCTGCGTGCAGGTTCCTGAGCCGCTGAAGACCGTGCAGCTCAAGGCCATCAAGGAGACCATGCGCGACAAGGGCTACCTCTTCGACCCCGGCTATGGAAAGCTGAACACCGCCATGGAAGGCGCCGGCAAGCAGCCCGTGTTCCGCATCGGCCACATGGGCGACACCTCCATGGCCATGGTCGACGCGTTCCTGGCTACGCTGGGCCCGGTGCTCAAGGAAGCCAGCGCCGGCTAG
- a CDS encoding AzlC family ABC transporter permease, translating to MENEPTDAPLERGAYAAPARDSISWAGAFSLTLPIILGYVPVGFAYGVLAREHGLDPVNTILMSVIVFAGSAQLIAVGLLGAGATAFSVIATTFVVNLRHMLMSAALGPRFTRWPKGRIALFTFQLTDETFALHASRFAGNPAAADDIPGITRCNMLAQFSWVAGTVLGVVASDLISNTGRVGLDFALPAMFIALLVAQIRDRMHVAVALLSGGLSLFFFDVGLTRWNVMAATVLGALAGLVLSQLRREE from the coding sequence ATGGAAAACGAACCGACCGATGCGCCACTGGAACGCGGCGCATACGCCGCCCCGGCCCGTGACTCGATCTCATGGGCCGGGGCTTTCTCTCTGACCCTGCCCATCATCCTGGGCTATGTGCCCGTGGGCTTTGCCTACGGCGTGCTGGCGCGCGAGCACGGGCTCGACCCGGTGAACACCATCCTCATGTCGGTGATCGTCTTTGCCGGCTCGGCCCAGCTCATCGCCGTGGGCCTGCTCGGGGCCGGAGCCACCGCGTTCTCGGTCATCGCCACCACCTTCGTGGTCAACCTGCGCCACATGCTCATGTCCGCGGCGCTGGGGCCCAGGTTCACGCGCTGGCCCAAAGGGCGCATCGCGCTGTTCACCTTCCAGCTCACGGATGAGACCTTCGCCCTGCACGCCTCGCGGTTTGCGGGCAACCCGGCCGCGGCCGACGACATTCCCGGCATCACGCGCTGCAACATGCTCGCCCAGTTCTCCTGGGTGGCGGGCACGGTGCTCGGCGTGGTGGCCAGCGACCTCATCTCCAACACCGGCCGCGTGGGGCTGGACTTCGCCCTGCCCGCCATGTTCATCGCCCTGCTCGTGGCCCAGATTCGCGACCGCATGCACGTGGCCGTGGCCCTGCTCAGCGGCGGGTTGTCGCTCTTTTTCTTCGACGTCGGCCTGACCCGCTGGAACGTCATGGCCGCCACGGTGCTCGGCGCACTGGCCGGGCTCGTCCTCTCACAGCTTCGGAGGGAGGAATGA
- a CDS encoding FAD-binding and (Fe-S)-binding domain-containing protein codes for MPHKGPHISISSELLVSRVLGLSPAELATWPESVRNLAAALAEELFLVRYNPFIDPSIVIDSVRSHFRQERGSLSREYTKFLDKGIKRFWREFEEDMRFRKEVKHRLAEVLDRNAIDDRPASLVQSSTDATDLRMALPMLVVTPKDTEQIQHVVKLANEMDFVIVPRGGGSGATGGSIPAHQRTVILSLARCKDIIEIDEENRILCAQTGVITLQAIQAAARKNLLLTVDPASKAASSLGGNISENAGGPFAFEYGTTLDNIYSYTMVTPTGEIIEVKRKDHPRHKIMPTENAVFEVFDEKGTLLRTISLPGDQIRGLNLGKDVTNKFLGGLPAVQKEGVDGIITKGCFILYPKQSRSRVLCLEFYGRSMHNAMLVIRDIVALRDAIRREGDLVKISALEEFGIKYVEAIDYEKKSSRYEGDPISVLIIQLDSDNAEALDQAAANIVDIVEPYDQVDVFTADDEREAEIFWEDRHKLSAISKRTSGFKINEDIVIPLDVIPQFADFIEQLNLEYMARAYRKALHDVSRIEGIAPDDDFIRMELEFTSRIQAGKVDAKDLTDAELEIQAGFFFLDLASRYPDLEEPLLRIRDHMHATRIVIANHMHAGDGNCHVNLPVNSNDAEMLHNAEEAAARVFEEVLSLKGAVSGEHGIGITKIGFLSDDKIAALKKYKKEVDPNNVLNTGKLTQKNPPVAPFTFSFNRLIEDIRMSGLPDKDRLISLLRSIQVCTRCGKCKQVCPMFYPQQSLIAHPRNKNISLGSLIEAVYYTQVSKGEPDAKLLGELKDLMEHCTGCGKCTSVCPVKIDTPKVILDMRAFLESKGAGGHPIKSRVLEYLARSPGERVPKMARRAAVAQNFANSTVGLIPARWRKHLETPLLQPGPRLGLKNLASGLHLERGSLFLPSHLAEAHARYTRRGAKEGEAPPIESVFYFPGCGGGLFYRTIGLATVMMLLEQGLGVVVPRDHLCCGYPLLVNGSEEAFHTNQARNLYAMKKLLTDAATEGLNVRTILTSCGSCRDGLAHYELDLFLREELAHMDVAQFLLKRQIATGRTLMNGAAPNQPLLYHASCHAEWSGVAGPKASEAYRQGLETITGRPVQLSPGCCGESGLGAVTAPDIYNRVRTRKKGQLENDLATYADDQPIVVACPSCKIGVSRCLMSLKNHQPVLHTMEFLAQAIYGPKWEKRIRKAAAASHPKESIRFIDLEEMPGKVEQPA; via the coding sequence ATGCCACACAAGGGACCCCACATATCAATCTCGTCGGAACTGCTCGTCTCGCGCGTTCTGGGTCTTTCGCCCGCAGAGCTCGCCACGTGGCCCGAGTCGGTGCGCAACCTTGCCGCCGCCCTGGCCGAGGAGCTTTTCCTTGTCCGTTACAACCCATTCATCGACCCGAGCATCGTGATCGACTCCGTGCGCTCCCACTTCCGCCAGGAACGCGGCTCCCTGTCCCGCGAGTACACCAAGTTCCTGGACAAGGGCATCAAACGGTTCTGGCGCGAGTTCGAAGAAGACATGCGCTTCCGCAAGGAGGTCAAGCACCGCCTGGCCGAGGTTCTGGACCGCAACGCCATAGACGACAGGCCCGCCTCGCTGGTCCAGTCCTCCACGGACGCCACCGACCTGCGCATGGCCCTGCCCATGCTGGTGGTCACGCCCAAGGACACGGAGCAGATCCAGCACGTGGTCAAGCTGGCCAACGAGATGGACTTCGTCATCGTGCCCAGGGGCGGCGGCTCCGGCGCCACCGGCGGCTCCATTCCGGCGCACCAGCGCACCGTGATCCTCTCCCTTGCCCGGTGCAAGGATATCATCGAGATCGACGAGGAGAACAGGATTCTCTGCGCCCAGACCGGCGTCATCACCCTGCAGGCCATCCAGGCCGCGGCGCGCAAGAACCTTTTGCTCACCGTGGACCCGGCCTCCAAGGCGGCCTCGTCCCTGGGCGGCAACATCTCGGAGAACGCCGGCGGCCCCTTTGCCTTCGAGTACGGCACCACCCTGGACAACATCTACTCGTACACCATGGTCACCCCCACCGGGGAGATCATCGAGGTCAAGCGCAAGGACCACCCCCGCCACAAGATCATGCCCACGGAAAACGCCGTGTTCGAGGTCTTTGATGAAAAGGGGACCCTGCTGCGCACCATCAGCCTGCCCGGCGACCAGATTCGCGGACTGAACCTGGGCAAGGACGTGACCAACAAGTTCCTGGGCGGCCTGCCCGCCGTGCAGAAAGAGGGCGTGGACGGCATCATCACCAAGGGATGCTTCATCCTCTACCCCAAGCAGTCGCGCTCCCGCGTGCTCTGCCTGGAGTTCTACGGCCGCTCCATGCACAACGCCATGCTGGTCATCCGCGACATCGTGGCCCTGCGCGACGCCATCCGCCGCGAGGGCGACCTGGTGAAGATCTCCGCCCTGGAGGAGTTCGGCATCAAGTATGTGGAGGCCATCGATTACGAGAAGAAGTCCTCCCGCTACGAGGGCGACCCCATCAGCGTGCTGATCATCCAGCTGGACTCGGACAACGCCGAGGCCCTGGACCAGGCCGCCGCGAACATTGTGGACATCGTGGAGCCCTACGACCAGGTGGACGTCTTCACGGCCGACGACGAGCGCGAGGCCGAGATATTCTGGGAGGACCGCCACAAGCTCTCCGCCATCTCCAAGCGCACCTCGGGCTTCAAAATCAACGAGGACATTGTCATTCCGCTCGACGTCATCCCGCAGTTTGCGGACTTCATCGAGCAGCTCAACCTGGAGTACATGGCCCGGGCCTACCGCAAGGCGCTCCACGACGTCAGCCGCATCGAGGGCATTGCCCCGGACGACGACTTCATCCGCATGGAGCTGGAGTTCACCTCGCGCATCCAGGCCGGCAAGGTGGACGCCAAGGACCTGACCGACGCCGAGCTGGAGATTCAGGCCGGCTTCTTCTTCCTGGACCTGGCCTCGCGCTACCCGGACCTGGAGGAGCCCCTGCTGCGCATCCGCGACCACATGCACGCCACGCGCATCGTCATTGCCAACCACATGCATGCGGGCGACGGCAACTGCCACGTCAACCTGCCGGTGAACTCCAACGACGCCGAGATGCTGCACAACGCCGAAGAGGCTGCGGCGCGTGTGTTCGAAGAGGTCCTCTCCCTCAAGGGCGCGGTCTCCGGCGAGCACGGCATCGGCATTACCAAGATCGGCTTCCTCTCGGACGACAAGATCGCCGCGCTCAAGAAGTACAAGAAGGAAGTGGACCCCAACAACGTGCTGAACACCGGCAAGCTCACCCAGAAGAACCCGCCGGTGGCGCCGTTCACCTTCTCCTTCAACCGGCTCATCGAGGATATCCGCATGAGCGGCCTGCCGGACAAGGACAGGCTCATCTCGTTGCTACGCTCCATCCAGGTGTGCACCCGCTGCGGCAAGTGCAAGCAGGTGTGCCCCATGTTCTACCCGCAGCAGTCGCTCATCGCCCATCCGCGCAACAAGAACATCAGCCTGGGCTCGCTCATCGAGGCGGTCTACTACACCCAGGTGAGCAAGGGCGAGCCGGACGCCAAGCTGCTGGGCGAGCTCAAGGACCTCATGGAGCACTGCACCGGTTGCGGCAAGTGCACCTCGGTCTGCCCGGTCAAGATCGACACGCCCAAGGTCATTCTGGACATGCGCGCTTTCCTGGAGTCCAAGGGCGCAGGCGGCCACCCCATCAAGTCGCGCGTGCTGGAGTACCTGGCGCGCTCGCCCGGAGAGCGTGTGCCCAAGATGGCCCGCCGCGCCGCCGTGGCGCAGAACTTCGCCAACAGCACGGTGGGGCTGATCCCGGCGCGCTGGCGCAAGCATCTGGAGACCCCGCTGCTCCAGCCCGGCCCGCGTCTGGGGCTCAAGAACCTCGCTTCCGGCCTGCATCTGGAGCGCGGCTCGCTGTTCCTTCCCTCGCATCTGGCCGAGGCCCACGCGCGCTATACCCGCCGGGGCGCCAAGGAGGGCGAAGCGCCGCCCATCGAGTCGGTCTTCTACTTCCCGGGTTGCGGCGGCGGTCTCTTCTACCGCACCATCGGCCTGGCCACGGTGATGATGCTGTTGGAGCAGGGCCTGGGCGTGGTGGTCCCGCGCGACCACCTCTGCTGCGGCTATCCCCTGCTGGTCAACGGCAGCGAGGAGGCGTTCCACACCAACCAGGCGCGCAACCTCTACGCCATGAAGAAGCTGCTCACCGACGCAGCCACTGAAGGGCTCAACGTGCGCACCATACTGACCTCCTGCGGCTCCTGCCGCGACGGCCTGGCGCACTACGAGCTGGACCTCTTCCTGCGCGAAGAGCTCGCGCACATGGACGTGGCCCAGTTCCTGCTCAAACGACAGATTGCCACCGGCCGCACGCTGATGAACGGCGCCGCGCCCAACCAGCCGCTGCTGTACCACGCATCCTGCCACGCGGAGTGGTCCGGCGTGGCCGGCCCCAAAGCCTCGGAAGCATACCGCCAGGGCCTGGAGACCATCACGGGCCGTCCGGTGCAGCTCTCCCCCGGATGCTGCGGCGAGTCCGGCCTCGGCGCGGTCACTGCGCCCGACATCTACAACCGGGTGCGCACCCGCAAGAAAGGTCAGCTGGAAAACGACCTGGCCACCTATGCCGACGACCAGCCCATCGTGGTGGCCTGCCCCTCGTGCAAAATCGGCGTCAGCCGTTGCCTGATGTCGCTGAAGAACCACCAGCCCGTGTTGCACACCATGGAGTTCCTGGCCCAGGCCATTTACGGCCCCAAGTGGGAGAAGCGAATCCGCAAGGCGGCCGCCGCCTCCCACCCCAAGGAGTCCATCCGCTTCATCGATCTGGAGGAGATGCCCGGCAAGGTGGAGCAACCCGCATAG
- a CDS encoding aminotransferase class I/II-fold pyridoxal phosphate-dependent enzyme — protein MTILYSNLPPDAKAGKQQALAPHGGRLLAVLRRRGVSPDAIVDFSNNTDVLAESLTDRLIKTIAPELRHYPETEAPALTAALAAHEGVDPSQILPTHGAAEAILVLLAGLRPRRLLLVGPIFSEYARTANALGISVEIEPLDPDEDFGLTERAVTSILERIAQTNADAVILCSPNNPTGQVYERLPELAAGLTNTTLLLDQAYRDIAMDDDGRSATVARYTDLAAAAGDGVGVACIGSLTKTFACPGLRLGYVVGDAALVDCATGIKPPWSVTALAQEAGTFFLEHKAEYNATRAPLPGLRRELAAAISALPGVARVLPSMTNFLCVRLREGLRPGDVAHALEDRLVLVRDCDDITGMAPGFLRIQVRTAEDNTRLIAALGEVSRSLV, from the coding sequence ATGACTATTCTGTACAGCAATTTACCGCCGGATGCCAAGGCCGGGAAACAGCAGGCGCTCGCGCCCCACGGCGGCAGGCTACTCGCCGTCTTGCGCCGCCGCGGCGTCTCACCCGACGCAATCGTTGACTTTTCCAACAACACGGATGTGCTGGCCGAGTCGCTGACAGACCGGCTCATCAAAACCATCGCCCCCGAGCTCCGTCACTATCCTGAAACAGAAGCGCCCGCGCTCACGGCGGCGCTGGCCGCACATGAGGGCGTGGACCCCTCGCAGATCCTGCCCACCCACGGCGCGGCCGAGGCCATTCTTGTGCTGCTGGCCGGACTGCGGCCGCGCCGGCTGCTCCTGGTGGGGCCCATCTTTTCGGAGTACGCGCGCACGGCCAACGCTCTGGGCATCTCCGTAGAGATCGAACCTCTGGACCCGGACGAGGACTTCGGTCTCACCGAAAGGGCCGTGACCTCCATTCTGGAGCGCATTGCCCAGACCAATGCGGACGCCGTGATCCTCTGTTCGCCCAACAACCCCACCGGCCAAGTGTACGAGCGCCTGCCTGAGCTGGCGGCCGGCCTGACCAACACGACTCTGCTGCTGGACCAGGCCTATCGCGACATAGCCATGGACGACGATGGCCGGTCCGCGACTGTGGCGCGCTATACCGATCTGGCCGCGGCGGCCGGCGATGGCGTGGGCGTGGCCTGCATCGGCTCTCTGACCAAGACCTTTGCCTGTCCGGGCCTGCGGCTGGGCTACGTGGTGGGAGATGCGGCGCTGGTGGATTGCGCGACCGGGATCAAGCCGCCGTGGTCGGTCACGGCACTGGCGCAGGAGGCCGGGACGTTCTTTCTGGAGCACAAGGCCGAGTACAACGCGACCCGTGCGCCGCTGCCCGGACTGCGGCGGGAGCTTGCTGCGGCAATCAGCGCACTTCCCGGCGTGGCGCGGGTGCTGCCCTCCATGACCAACTTCCTGTGCGTGCGCCTGCGCGAGGGGCTGCGACCTGGCGACGTGGCCCACGCACTGGAGGACAGGCTCGTCCTCGTGCGCGACTGCGATGACATTACAGGCATGGCGCCGGGCTTTCTGCGCATTCAGGTGCGCACGGCGGAGGACAACACGAGGTTGATTGCAGCGCTAGGCGAGGTGTCGCGATCCCTCGTGTAG